In Neorhizobium sp. NCHU2750, a single genomic region encodes these proteins:
- the flbT gene encoding flagellar biosynthesis repressor FlbT has product MKSTLRLSLKSGEKIFVNGAVLRVDRKVSIEFLNDVTFLLENHVLQPEQTTTPLRQLYFIAQMMLINPEGKEHSMALFRKSITMLMACFQNEEVRSELKRIDTLVSSGRPFDALKAIRALYPVEEAILNKNEITPAAVMELRKEIALW; this is encoded by the coding sequence ATGAAAAGTACGCTACGCCTCTCGCTGAAATCCGGGGAAAAGATCTTCGTCAACGGTGCCGTCCTACGGGTGGACCGGAAGGTCTCGATCGAATTCCTCAACGATGTGACGTTCCTGCTGGAAAACCATGTTCTTCAGCCGGAGCAGACCACGACGCCGCTTCGCCAGCTCTATTTCATTGCCCAGATGATGCTGATCAATCCCGAGGGCAAGGAACATTCGATGGCGCTGTTCCGCAAGTCGATTACCATGCTCATGGCCTGCTTCCAGAACGAGGAAGTCCGCTCCGAGCTGAAGCGGATCGATACGCTCGTGTCTTCTGGACGTCCCTTTGATGCTCTGAAGGCGATCCGGGCTCTCTATCCGGTGGAAGAAGCGATTCTGAACAAGAACGAGATCACGCCCGCAGCCGTCATGGAGTTGCGAAAGGAAATTGCGCTATGGTAG
- a CDS encoding flagellar hook-associated family protein yields MKTTSISTLALSQSMQSTVSNAMTEVTKLQDEAVTGTYSDVGLELGTKTSTSLDYTRESARLQSIVDSNSFAETRMDASQLALTNISDSGQSLLDSLTALGGNSDVNSLQVASDSAMSVLENFVGYANTAANGEYLFSGISTDVQPFDDDFITNVTTDFNNAFSDYMSANGIASASDVTADQMTDFLSDYESSFDLSNYTDASDTVMSTRISSSETVDTSTSATSDGFQNLVLASVVSSQLTNAGLSSGALQVVSENATQYAGTAISGVTAQASALGLSQERVDKANTYMNNQITIINTQLSDLVGVDTDDASVRLSTLLNQVETSYSITSKILGMSLADYL; encoded by the coding sequence ATGAAAACCACGTCGATATCAACTCTCGCCCTCAGCCAGTCGATGCAGTCGACGGTCTCCAACGCCATGACGGAGGTGACCAAACTGCAGGACGAGGCAGTGACCGGCACCTATTCGGATGTTGGTCTCGAACTTGGAACGAAGACGTCGACCAGCCTCGACTATACCCGCGAGAGCGCCCGGCTGCAGTCGATCGTCGATTCCAATTCCTTTGCCGAGACAAGGATGGATGCGTCCCAACTGGCGCTGACCAATATCTCGGATTCGGGGCAGTCGCTGCTCGATTCCCTGACCGCACTCGGCGGCAATTCGGACGTCAACAGCCTGCAGGTGGCCTCCGATTCGGCCATGTCGGTCCTGGAGAATTTCGTTGGCTACGCCAATACCGCGGCCAACGGCGAATACCTCTTCTCCGGCATCTCGACCGACGTCCAGCCGTTCGATGACGACTTCATCACCAATGTGACGACCGACTTCAACAATGCCTTCAGCGACTACATGTCGGCAAACGGCATCGCTTCCGCCAGCGACGTCACTGCAGACCAGATGACGGATTTTCTGTCCGATTATGAGTCATCTTTCGATTTGTCGAACTATACTGACGCATCTGACACGGTCATGTCGACGCGCATCAGTTCTTCGGAAACCGTAGACACATCAACAAGCGCTACGTCCGACGGTTTCCAGAATCTTGTGCTCGCATCTGTGGTATCCTCGCAGTTGACCAATGCCGGGCTTAGCAGCGGCGCGTTGCAGGTCGTGAGCGAGAACGCAACGCAGTATGCCGGCACTGCCATCTCGGGCGTCACTGCTCAGGCATCGGCGCTTGGCTTGTCTCAGGAACGTGTCGACAAGGCGAACACGTATATGAACAACCAGATCACCATCATCAATACGCAGCTGAGCGATCTCGTCGGTGTCGACACGGACGATGCGTCGGTGCGGCTGTCGACACTGCTGAACCAGGTTGAGACGTCCTACTCGATCACCTCGAAAATACTGGGCATGAGCCTGGCGGATTATCTGTAA
- the flaF gene encoding flagellar biosynthesis regulator FlaF → MFQFSYAEVMEDDLNVARDRERQILTRSIDLLEAAKESARYDKASIEAIYYTRRVWMRLAEDLRSSENQLSVEIRANLISIAIWILKELENIRRRKSTNYQGIIDITIIIRDGLK, encoded by the coding sequence ATGTTTCAGTTTTCATACGCGGAGGTCATGGAGGATGACCTCAACGTCGCCCGCGACAGAGAACGACAGATCCTGACAAGATCGATCGATCTCCTGGAGGCGGCGAAAGAAAGCGCCAGATACGACAAGGCTTCGATCGAAGCGATTTACTACACCAGAAGGGTGTGGATGCGCTTGGCCGAGGATCTCAGAAGTTCCGAAAACCAGCTGAGCGTGGAAATTCGGGCCAACCTTATATCGATCGCCATATGGATACTCAAAGAGTTGGAAAACATTCGTCGACGTAAGTCTACCAACTATCAGGGTATCATAGACATAACCATCATCATCCGGGATGGATTGAAATGA
- the flgD gene encoding flagellar hook assembly protein FlgD: MVDAVGSSTSTTSTTSSSASATASAAASLNYDDFLQLLIAQMQNQDPTDPMDSSTQISQLATFSQVEQTIQTNSNLESLISQSNLSNASSYIGKTISSADGKTTGVIASVEVNSDGLSATTTDGDTIAIEDGITISSTSNSSS, from the coding sequence ATGGTAGACGCGGTAGGTTCTTCGACGTCCACGACGTCAACGACGTCGTCCTCTGCTTCGGCAACCGCCTCTGCGGCTGCGTCGCTGAACTATGACGACTTTCTCCAGCTGCTGATCGCACAGATGCAGAACCAGGATCCGACCGATCCGATGGACTCTTCCACGCAGATCTCGCAGCTGGCGACCTTCTCTCAGGTTGAACAGACGATCCAGACGAACTCGAACCTGGAAAGCCTGATCAGCCAGTCCAACCTGTCGAACGCCTCGTCCTATATCGGCAAGACGATCAGCAGCGCGGATGGCAAGACGACCGGGGTGATTGCTTCCGTCGAGGTCAATTCCGACGGCCTGTCGGCGACGACTACCGACGGCGACACGATTGCCATCGAGGACGGCATCACGATTTCGAGCACGTCTAATTCTTCCTCTTAA
- the flgK gene encoding flagellar hook-associated protein FlgK, whose amino-acid sequence MSLASAINTTKAILSNTATQTSVVSTNTSNTSTEDYNRRTAVTTTNAYTGATTVKTERTEDTALLKQTLAAISDDSGQQALLDGLNSLDAAMGGDDYTSTPSQYLSAFVDALNSYAASPSDTTLASAAVAAANDVATSLNQQTSAVQGLRADADGQIASSVDTLNQLLKDFQTANDAVKTATAAGTDANDALDTREGLLKQINEIVGVNASVGDNNDMVLYTTNGTTLFETTPRSVTFAPTAIYDATTEGNSVYIDGVAVPAGQGGSTTADGSLQAELQLRDEVYPTYQDQLDEIARVTINIFSEKDASDNPVTGLFTTSADPDPALSLDPDDAQIVSGLAGLITVNPTALADPTTLRDGDVSGTSQNAEDASGYSDLLYGYIAGFQNTVSFDGDAGTSTSATLLDYANDSVGWVEEYRSNASTAAENTSAMESRAKEAYSNSTGVNLDEELMLLLDIEQSYKAGTKLLSTIGDMLDSLLQAAS is encoded by the coding sequence ATGTCACTCGCATCCGCAATCAATACGACGAAGGCGATCCTGAGCAACACCGCGACGCAAACGTCGGTGGTGTCGACCAATACCTCAAACACGAGTACTGAGGATTACAATCGGCGGACTGCGGTTACGACGACGAATGCCTATACCGGCGCGACCACGGTCAAGACCGAGCGCACCGAAGATACGGCTCTGCTGAAGCAGACGCTGGCTGCCATATCCGACGATTCCGGCCAGCAGGCACTGCTGGACGGCCTCAATTCGCTCGATGCGGCGATGGGAGGCGACGACTATACCTCGACGCCTTCCCAGTATCTCTCGGCTTTCGTCGATGCACTCAATTCCTACGCGGCGTCTCCGAGCGACACGACCCTGGCATCGGCGGCGGTTGCCGCCGCCAACGACGTTGCCACCTCACTCAATCAGCAAACCTCGGCCGTTCAGGGCTTGCGCGCTGATGCCGATGGTCAAATCGCGTCTTCCGTCGACACGCTGAACCAGCTTCTGAAGGATTTTCAGACGGCCAATGATGCGGTCAAAACGGCGACCGCGGCCGGTACGGATGCGAACGATGCGCTCGACACGCGCGAAGGCCTGCTGAAGCAGATCAACGAGATCGTTGGGGTCAATGCATCTGTTGGCGACAACAATGACATGGTCCTCTACACCACCAACGGCACGACCCTTTTCGAGACGACGCCGCGATCGGTGACTTTCGCACCGACGGCGATCTATGATGCCACGACCGAGGGCAATAGCGTCTATATCGACGGTGTTGCAGTGCCGGCCGGACAAGGCGGCAGCACCACGGCCGATGGTTCGCTGCAGGCTGAACTGCAGCTTCGCGACGAGGTTTACCCGACCTATCAGGACCAGTTGGACGAGATCGCCCGCGTAACCATCAATATCTTCTCCGAGAAGGACGCGTCCGACAATCCGGTCACCGGTCTGTTCACCACGTCCGCGGATCCTGATCCGGCACTGAGCCTGGATCCGGACGATGCCCAGATCGTCTCGGGCCTCGCCGGACTGATCACGGTCAACCCGACTGCGCTCGCAGATCCGACCACGCTGCGGGATGGCGACGTGTCCGGCACCAGCCAGAACGCCGAGGATGCCAGCGGCTATTCCGATCTGCTTTACGGCTATATTGCGGGCTTCCAGAACACCGTCAGCTTCGATGGTGATGCGGGCACGTCGACCAGTGCGACCCTGCTGGACTACGCCAACGATTCCGTCGGCTGGGTCGAGGAATACCGAAGCAATGCAAGCACGGCAGCGGAAAACACGTCGGCAATGGAATCTCGCGCCAAGGAGGCCTATTCCAACTCGACCGGCGTAAATCTCGATGAAGAACTGATGCTCCTCCTCGATATCGAGCAATCCTACAAGGCCGGCACCAAGCTGCTTTCGACGATTGGCGATATGCTGGACTCATTGTTGCAGGCGGCTAGCTGA
- a CDS encoding glycosyl transferase → MVENMSLAADTPLAEILELARTQKLAFTDLFTVAESRSAVGRKADAAEIYKAWIAFNDSNPFLHLVYFNYSVTLRQLNDLAGSINALRACLKLDPAFGPAHINLGRAFEDGGLAVQAIQQWQSYTAMTAETTAERAGHRLMTLQHIGRVMENAGLMEEAEAALWQAIELRPDKPESGQHWSALRQRQCKWPILTPSTHVTLRQLIDSMSPLTLACYSDDPMFQLAKAHRYNKSLVGRVETRALERRKAKQKTGTGKRLRVGYVSSDLRDHAVGFALREVLELHDKKSVEIYAYYCGDPVVNDPTQTRMKAAVDCWRDIATLTDLDAAKLIHDDEIDVLVDVNGYTKHARTKIFAYRPAPIIVNFCGYPGSMGSPFHQYMISDDHIVPATSEIYYSEKVFRIACDQPIDRKRVIADRPTREQAGLPKEKFVLACFNGMQKITEATYGQWIEILRQAPDSVLWLLTGGDKVDQRLRDIAEKAGISGDRIIFAPKAANAAHLARIALADLFLDTFPYGAHSTGADALTMGLPVLTFPGRSFAARFCASIVHAAGVPELICEGPADYVAKAVGFAKSPASLKTIRDALQARRETSVLRDIPGLARRLEEIFWEMQGECERGETPVPDLANLDVYYEIGAELVQAHSAFFDEASYRAHYREKLAEWHAIAPIAADSRLWSEPAA, encoded by the coding sequence ATGGTCGAGAACATGAGTTTAGCCGCCGATACCCCGCTTGCCGAAATCCTCGAACTGGCACGCACCCAGAAGCTCGCCTTCACCGATCTGTTCACGGTGGCCGAGAGCCGCAGCGCAGTCGGGCGGAAGGCGGATGCGGCGGAGATCTACAAGGCGTGGATCGCCTTCAACGACAGCAATCCGTTTCTTCATCTCGTGTATTTCAACTATTCGGTGACGCTGCGGCAGCTCAACGATCTCGCCGGCTCGATCAATGCATTGAGAGCCTGCCTGAAACTCGACCCTGCCTTCGGCCCGGCGCATATCAACCTTGGGCGCGCCTTCGAGGATGGCGGGCTTGCCGTGCAGGCGATCCAGCAATGGCAGAGCTATACGGCGATGACGGCGGAAACGACCGCCGAGCGCGCCGGCCACCGGCTGATGACGCTGCAGCATATCGGCCGGGTGATGGAAAATGCGGGCCTGATGGAGGAGGCCGAGGCGGCGCTGTGGCAGGCCATCGAGCTTCGCCCGGACAAGCCGGAATCCGGCCAGCACTGGAGCGCGTTGCGCCAGCGGCAGTGCAAATGGCCGATCCTGACGCCTTCGACGCATGTGACGCTGCGGCAGCTGATCGATTCCATGTCGCCGCTGACGCTCGCCTGCTATTCGGACGATCCGATGTTCCAGCTGGCCAAGGCGCACCGCTACAACAAGTCCCTGGTCGGGCGGGTGGAAACACGCGCACTCGAGCGCCGCAAGGCAAAGCAGAAGACGGGCACCGGCAAGCGCCTGCGGGTGGGCTATGTGTCTTCCGACCTGCGCGACCATGCCGTCGGCTTCGCGCTCAGGGAAGTGCTCGAACTGCATGACAAAAAAAGCGTCGAGATCTATGCCTATTACTGCGGCGATCCGGTGGTGAACGACCCGACACAGACGCGGATGAAGGCTGCGGTGGACTGCTGGCGCGACATTGCCACGCTCACTGACCTCGATGCCGCCAAGCTGATCCATGACGACGAGATCGACGTGCTGGTCGACGTCAACGGCTATACAAAGCATGCCCGCACGAAGATCTTCGCTTATCGCCCTGCCCCGATCATCGTCAATTTCTGCGGTTATCCGGGTTCGATGGGCAGCCCGTTCCACCAGTACATGATCAGCGACGATCATATCGTTCCGGCGACAAGCGAGATCTATTATTCGGAAAAGGTGTTCCGCATCGCCTGCGACCAGCCGATCGACCGCAAGCGGGTGATCGCCGACAGGCCGACGCGTGAGCAGGCGGGACTGCCGAAGGAGAAGTTCGTGCTTGCCTGCTTCAACGGCATGCAGAAGATCACCGAGGCGACCTATGGCCAGTGGATAGAGATCCTGCGGCAGGCGCCGGACAGCGTGCTCTGGCTGCTGACCGGTGGCGACAAGGTGGACCAACGGCTGCGCGACATCGCCGAGAAGGCCGGGATCAGCGGCGATCGGATCATCTTTGCCCCCAAGGCAGCGAATGCCGCCCATCTGGCGCGCATTGCACTGGCCGATCTGTTCCTCGACACCTTCCCTTACGGCGCTCATTCCACCGGCGCCGATGCATTGACGATGGGCCTGCCGGTCCTCACCTTCCCCGGCCGCAGCTTCGCCGCACGGTTCTGCGCCAGCATCGTGCATGCGGCCGGCGTGCCGGAGCTGATCTGCGAGGGGCCGGCCGACTATGTTGCGAAGGCTGTCGGTTTTGCGAAAAGCCCGGCCAGCCTGAAGACGATCAGGGATGCCCTGCAGGCCAGGCGCGAGACGAGCGTGCTGCGCGACATACCCGGCCTTGCCCGCCGGCTGGAGGAGATCTTCTGGGAGATGCAGGGCGAATGCGAGCGGGGCGAAACGCCGGTGCCGGATCTTGCCAATCTCGATGTCTATTACGAGATCGGCGCGGAACTGGTTCAGGCTCACAGCGCGTTCTTCGACGAGGCGAGCTATCGCGCGCATTATCGCGAGAAGCTTGCCGAGTGGCACGCGATCGCGCCGATCGCTGCCGATAGCCGCCTCTGGTCGGAACCCGCTGCATAG
- a CDS encoding carbohydrate ABC transporter permease produces the protein MTITALRRIGLPRLIVHISVLAICILWLIPTIGIFVTSFRDPGQIASSGWWTAFSGATETSAARLGEPSTARQDGANYVISGSVFDGGQEAAKKGDVRAFGTKVAAPTEFSAGETADLGDGETLTVNEDGTYTYLKNAPFTDKRGRRVYLSVAQPPHFTLDNYRTVLTSQGIGQAFVNSLTVAVPATIIPILIAAFAAYALSWMHFPGRAILIAVVVGLIVVPLQMSLIPLLTMYNEIGSFFGVASRSYVGIWLAHAAFGMPLAIYLLRNYIAGLPKEVIESARVDGASDFEIFVRIVLPLSFPALASFSIFQFLWTWNDLLVAMVFLGTGKDQLVLTGALNALLGSMGGKWEILTASAFITILVPIIVFFALQRYLVRGLLAGSVKGG, from the coding sequence ATGACCATCACAGCCCTCCGCCGCATCGGCCTTCCACGTCTCATCGTTCATATTTCGGTTCTGGCGATCTGCATTCTCTGGCTGATCCCGACGATCGGCATCTTCGTCACATCGTTCCGCGATCCCGGCCAGATCGCCTCGTCCGGCTGGTGGACGGCCTTCTCCGGCGCCACGGAAACCAGTGCGGCGCGCCTCGGCGAACCCTCGACGGCGAGACAGGACGGAGCAAACTATGTGATCTCCGGCTCGGTCTTCGACGGCGGCCAGGAGGCGGCGAAGAAGGGCGATGTCCGCGCCTTCGGCACCAAGGTCGCGGCCCCCACCGAATTTTCAGCCGGTGAAACGGCCGATCTCGGCGATGGCGAGACGCTCACCGTCAACGAAGACGGCACTTATACCTATCTGAAGAACGCCCCCTTCACCGACAAGCGCGGCAGGCGGGTCTATCTCTCGGTCGCCCAGCCGCCCCATTTCACCCTTGATAATTACCGCACCGTTTTGACCTCGCAGGGCATCGGCCAGGCCTTCGTCAATTCGCTGACAGTCGCGGTCCCCGCTACCATCATCCCGATCCTGATCGCCGCCTTTGCCGCCTATGCCCTGTCCTGGATGCATTTTCCCGGCCGCGCGATCCTGATTGCCGTCGTCGTCGGCCTGATCGTCGTGCCCTTGCAGATGTCGCTGATCCCGCTTCTGACGATGTATAACGAGATCGGCAGCTTCTTCGGCGTCGCCTCGCGCAGCTATGTCGGCATCTGGCTGGCGCATGCGGCCTTCGGCATGCCGCTCGCCATCTATCTCCTGCGCAACTATATCGCCGGCCTGCCCAAGGAGGTGATCGAATCAGCCCGTGTCGATGGTGCCAGCGATTTCGAAATCTTCGTGCGTATTGTGCTGCCGCTCTCGTTTCCGGCGCTCGCATCGTTTTCCATCTTCCAGTTCCTTTGGACCTGGAACGATCTTCTCGTCGCCATGGTCTTCCTCGGCACCGGCAAGGACCAACTGGTCCTGACGGGAGCATTGAACGCACTTTTGGGCTCCATGGGCGGCAAATGGGAAATCCTCACCGCTTCGGCCTTCATTACCATCCTCGTCCCGATTATCGTCTTTTTTGCGCTGCAGCGTTATCTCGTCCGCGGCCTGCTTGCAGGCTCCGTCAAGGGCGGCTGA
- the fliQ gene encoding flagellar biosynthesis protein FliQ, with product MNEADALDIMRNAVWTVLVSAGPAVLAAMVVGVTIALIQALTQVQEMTLTFVPKIVAVMLAVGLSASFIGGQINLFADLVFSRIQNGF from the coding sequence ATGAATGAGGCAGACGCGCTCGATATCATGCGCAACGCCGTTTGGACCGTGCTGGTTTCGGCAGGGCCGGCGGTGCTTGCCGCAATGGTTGTCGGCGTCACCATCGCCCTGATCCAGGCGCTGACCCAGGTTCAGGAGATGACGCTTACCTTCGTGCCCAAGATCGTTGCGGTCATGCTGGCGGTTGGCCTGTCCGCCTCCTTTATCGGAGGTCAGATCAACCTGTTTGCAGATCTTGTTTTCTCCCGTATTCAAAACGGTTTCTGA
- a CDS encoding ABC transporter substrate-binding protein, translating to MRASIVIGTALAAMIAGMANAQELKFPPGQDAKFNWKSYEDFKAAHADLKGQSLTLFGPWRGEDEVLFNSVLAYFNAATGINGKYSSSENYEQQIVIDTQAGSPPNIAIMPQPGLLADLAPKGYLAPLGKETEDWVRTNYGSGEDWIRYGTYKGKDGKQGYFGFPFKADLKSIVWYVPENFEEAGYEVPKTMEDLIKLSDQIVKDGGVPWCIGLGSGGATGWPATDWVEDMMLRTQKPEVYDKWITNEVKFNDPAVVGAIEEFGRFAKNDKYVAGGVPAVASTDFRDSPKGLFDIPPKCYMHHQASFVPSFFPPDKKLGVDADFFYLPTFASKPELGTPVLGAGTLFTITKDSPAARAFIEFLKTPIAHEVWMAQTSFLTPYKGVNLDAYANDIMKKEGDLLTKATTFRFDASDLMPGKIGAGAFWTGMIDYVGGKDAKASADEIQKAWDGLK from the coding sequence ATGAGGGCTTCCATAGTCATAGGCACCGCCCTGGCGGCCATGATCGCGGGCATGGCAAACGCGCAGGAACTGAAGTTTCCGCCCGGCCAGGACGCCAAGTTCAACTGGAAGAGCTACGAGGATTTCAAGGCGGCCCATGCCGACCTGAAGGGCCAGAGCCTGACGCTGTTCGGCCCCTGGCGCGGCGAGGACGAAGTGCTGTTCAACAGCGTGCTCGCCTATTTCAATGCGGCCACCGGCATTAACGGCAAATATTCCTCGTCGGAAAACTACGAGCAGCAGATCGTCATCGATACCCAGGCGGGCTCCCCACCGAATATCGCCATCATGCCCCAGCCCGGCCTTCTCGCCGACCTCGCGCCCAAGGGCTATCTCGCGCCGCTCGGCAAGGAGACGGAGGATTGGGTCCGGACCAATTACGGCTCCGGCGAAGACTGGATCCGTTACGGCACCTACAAGGGCAAGGACGGCAAGCAAGGCTATTTCGGCTTTCCCTTCAAGGCCGACCTGAAATCGATCGTCTGGTACGTGCCGGAAAACTTCGAGGAAGCCGGTTACGAGGTCCCGAAGACGATGGAGGACCTGATCAAGCTCTCCGACCAGATCGTCAAGGACGGCGGCGTGCCGTGGTGCATCGGTCTCGGTTCGGGCGGCGCCACCGGCTGGCCGGCGACCGACTGGGTCGAGGACATGATGCTGCGCACCCAGAAGCCAGAGGTCTACGACAAGTGGATCACCAACGAAGTGAAGTTCAACGATCCGGCCGTCGTCGGTGCGATCGAGGAATTCGGCCGCTTCGCCAAGAATGACAAATATGTCGCCGGTGGCGTCCCGGCCGTCGCCTCCACTGATTTCCGCGACAGCCCGAAGGGTCTCTTCGACATTCCGCCGAAATGCTACATGCATCATCAGGCGTCCTTCGTGCCCTCCTTCTTCCCGCCGGACAAGAAGCTCGGCGTCGATGCCGATTTCTTCTATCTGCCGACCTTCGCCTCCAAGCCGGAACTCGGCACGCCGGTTCTGGGCGCCGGCACGCTCTTCACCATCACCAAGGATAGTCCTGCCGCGCGCGCCTTCATCGAGTTCCTGAAGACGCCGATCGCCCATGAAGTGTGGATGGCGCAGACCTCCTTCCTCACCCCCTACAAGGGCGTCAATCTCGATGCCTATGCCAATGACATCATGAAGAAGGAGGGCGATCTCCTGACCAAGGCCACCACCTTCCGCTTCGATGCCTCCGACCTGATGCCCGGCAAGATCGGCGCCGGTGCCTTCTGGACCGGCATGATCGACTATGTCGGCGGCAAGGACGCCAAGGCCTCGGCCGACGAGATCCAGAAGGCCTGGGACGGGTTGAAGTAG
- a CDS encoding sugar ABC transporter permease has protein sequence MASQIVTAFGAVIAGVFACAFYYWFSDKLLQIAFPVRGGDARRASANLRIHAAIRPWLFLGPALILLAVYLVYPVIATFILSFYDRSGGNFVGLANYRWAATDDQFRQSIFNNILWLAVVPAACTFFGLVIAVLTDRIWWGNIAKSLIFMPMAISFVGASVIWKFIYEYRGAEGPQIGLLNAIVQYFGGDPQVWIALPLWNNFFLMAILIWIQTGFAMVILSAALRGIPEETIEAAVIDGANGWQIFWKIMVPQIWGTIAVVWTTITILVLKVFDIVLTMTNGQWNTMVLANLMFDWMFRGGGDSGRSAVIALVIMAAVTPIMIWNIRQVKDEGGEH, from the coding sequence ATGGCATCGCAGATCGTAACAGCCTTCGGGGCCGTCATTGCCGGCGTCTTCGCCTGTGCCTTCTATTACTGGTTCTCCGACAAGCTGCTGCAGATCGCCTTTCCGGTGCGCGGCGGGGATGCGCGGCGGGCTTCGGCGAACCTGCGTATCCATGCCGCGATCCGCCCCTGGCTGTTCCTCGGCCCGGCGCTGATCCTTCTCGCCGTCTATCTCGTCTATCCGGTCATCGCCACCTTCATTCTGTCCTTCTACGATCGCTCCGGCGGCAATTTCGTCGGGCTTGCCAACTATCGCTGGGCGGCAACCGACGATCAGTTCCGCCAGTCGATCTTCAACAATATCCTCTGGCTCGCCGTCGTTCCCGCCGCCTGCACCTTCTTCGGCCTCGTCATCGCCGTACTGACCGACCGCATCTGGTGGGGCAATATCGCCAAGAGCCTGATCTTCATGCCGATGGCGATCTCCTTCGTCGGCGCCTCGGTGATCTGGAAATTCATCTACGAATATCGCGGTGCCGAAGGCCCGCAGATCGGCCTCCTCAACGCCATCGTGCAATATTTCGGCGGCGATCCGCAGGTCTGGATCGCGCTGCCGCTGTGGAACAACTTCTTCCTGATGGCGATCCTGATCTGGATCCAGACCGGCTTTGCCATGGTCATCCTGTCTGCGGCACTGCGCGGCATTCCCGAAGAGACGATCGAGGCCGCCGTCATCGATGGCGCCAATGGCTGGCAGATCTTCTGGAAGATCATGGTACCGCAGATCTGGGGCACCATCGCCGTCGTCTGGACGACGATCACCATTCTCGTTCTGAAGGTCTTCGACATCGTTTTGACCATGACCAACGGCCAGTGGAATACGATGGTTCTCGCCAACCTGATGTTCGACTGGATGTTCCGCGGCGGCGGCGACAGTGGCCGAAGCGCCGTCATCGCGCTGGTCATCATGGCGGCCGTCACACCGATCATGATCTGGAATATCCGCCAGGTGAAGGATGAAGGGGGCGAGCACTGA
- the folD gene encoding bifunctional methylenetetrahydrofolate dehydrogenase/methenyltetrahydrofolate cyclohydrolase FolD — protein MAFVIDGKEAAASVISAVTAASASLKERTGIAPGLAVVIVGNDPASHAYVNSKGKMAKQCGFNSIQHTLPEETTQEDLQALVDTLNADPAVHGILVQLPLPKHFDSDVIIQSILPQKDVDGLSIANAGKIATGDLETGLISCTPAGAMLLVKRVHGEDLSGLNAVVIGRSNLFGKPMGLLLLAANATVTMAHSRTKDLASVCRNADILVAAVGRAEMVRRDWVKPGATVIDVGINRVPAPEKGEGKTKLVGDVAFAEASEVAKSITPVPGGVGPMTIAMLMANTVIAAHRACSLSVPKF, from the coding sequence GTGGCATTTGTGATTGATGGCAAGGAAGCAGCAGCTTCCGTCATTTCCGCTGTAACCGCAGCATCCGCATCGCTGAAGGAAAGAACCGGCATCGCCCCCGGTCTCGCCGTCGTCATCGTTGGCAACGATCCGGCAAGCCACGCCTATGTCAATTCCAAGGGCAAGATGGCCAAGCAATGCGGCTTCAACTCCATCCAGCACACGCTGCCGGAAGAGACGACGCAGGAAGATCTGCAGGCGCTGGTCGACACGCTGAATGCCGATCCGGCCGTCCACGGTATCCTCGTCCAGCTGCCGCTGCCGAAGCATTTCGACAGCGACGTCATCATCCAGTCTATCCTGCCGCAAAAGGATGTCGACGGGTTGAGCATCGCCAATGCCGGCAAGATCGCCACCGGTGACCTTGAAACCGGCCTGATCTCCTGCACCCCTGCCGGCGCTATGCTGCTGGTCAAGCGCGTCCATGGCGAGGATCTCTCGGGCCTCAACGCCGTCGTCATCGGCCGTTCCAACCTGTTCGGCAAGCCGATGGGTCTTCTGCTTCTCGCCGCCAACGCCACCGTCACCATGGCGCATTCGAGGACGAAGGATCTCGCTTCCGTCTGCCGCAATGCCGATATTCTGGTCGCCGCCGTCGGCCGTGCGGAAATGGTCCGGCGCGATTGGGTGAAGCCCGGTGCCACCGTCATCGATGTCGGCATCAATCGCGTCCCGGCACCGGAAAAGGGAGAAGGCAAGACCAAGCTCGTTGGCGACGTCGCCTTTGCCGAAGCCTCCGAAGTGGCGAAGTCGATTACTCCGGTTCCCGGCGGCGTCGGACCGATGACGATCGCCATGCTGATGGCCAACACGGTCATCGCCGCGCACCGTGCCTGCAGCCTTTCCGTGCCGAAATTCTGA